The Bacteroides sp. AN502(2024) genome includes the window TTACCGACATCCGAATTTCGAGCTTTTGCCTTGTTGGGAGTCACATAGACAATATCATTCTGCTGTAACCAATAGTAAGGTGAGAGAATGGTTTCGGCATGATTCAAATCCAAGGTTACAATCTGCTGCTTACCGTTTGCGTCCTCACGAATCAGCTTCACATTATCACGAAGGCCGTACACCGTCATGTCACCGGCCATGGCCAAAGCCTCCAATAAGTTCACCTTCTCATTGGAAATGGTAAAAGTACCGGGGCAAGCCACTTCACCAATCACGGATATCTTATAATTGACCATACGCACCGTTACAATAGGAATCTCCTTCATGTAAGGTTTTAGTTTATCTATAATCAACTGTTCAGCTTCCCTTTTCGTTAAACCTCCCAATTTCAATTCTCCCAATACCGGGAAATTGATGTTGCCTTCATTATCAACCAAATAAGGCTGCAACGCAGCTTGAGTAGTCACAGAAGACGAACTCGCAGCCAAGCCTGCATTACTGGCTACTGTCAGGTTAAAAGGTATCGCAAGTTCCGGATTCGTACACGACACCACAATAGTCAACAAATCTTTCGGCATGATCTTGGCATCATAAAGCCTCTCCGGCTGTTCTGCCCGATTCACCACATCCACATTCTGAAAATATGGAACTTTCTTGTAAGACTGGCATGCAGCCAAAAGAAAAGGCAGCATCAGCCAAAGCAATAGCTGTTTATTTACTCTATTCATACAATCTATTTTATATAGTTATTACTTTCGGTTCTTCATCCGACGAGGCATATTTTTTGACCTTCCCACTTCGAATATTGTACAATTGGGATACTAAGTTACAACCGACAGCCCTTTTCTTTTCTGTATTCAATTAAATATTGAATGTTATCAATAAGCCTCTTTTTCTCCATGCATGGCATTATACACCGTCTTATATATAATATATAGATCCAATAAAAACGTCCAGTGCTCTATATACCAGATATCACGTTGCACACGCCCCTCCATCTGCCAGAGTTCTTTCGTCTCACCGCGAAACCCCGTCACCTGTGCCCATCCGGTTATTCCGGGTTTCACGAAATGACGCACCATGAACTTATTTATCAGACGGGAATACTCCTCCGTGTGCTTCAGCATGTGCGGACGAGGTCCCACAATGGACATATCCCCCTTCAGCACATTTATAAATTGCGGCAATTCGTCCAAACTCGTCTTTCTCATAAATTCTCCGATACGCGTTTTACGAGGATCATTTTCCGTAGCCTGAAGGGTATTGCACTGCGCATTAACCCGCATTGAGCGAAACTTGTAACACCAGAATACACGGCCATCCTCACCGCTGCGTTTCTGTTTGAAAAAGACAGGACCGGGAGAACTCAGCTTAATCGCAATCCCGAAGAATATATATATGAAGGGGAAGATAGTACAAAGAAATAACCCCGAGCAGACAACATCAAAAGTACGCTTGACCATACGATTCTCCAATAATTCCAATGGCTCACAACGAATGGAAAGCACGGGCACATTACCCAATAGCTCGAAATGCATCCTACGCTTCAAATAATTACGGACATTAGGAACACTAAAGAAACGGACCAAATGATTTTCACAGTAATTAATGATAGGGACAATCTCTGCACTTCGCACAGAAGGAAGACTACAATAAAGCTGGTCGATCTCTCCCGCATGTCTCTCTAAAAAAGCACATACCTCATTGGGGTGTCCCAAATAGGGAACATCCTGCGGATACCGTTCGGAAGGAACATCCTCGAAATACCCCAGTACACGATAACCGGACGTAGGATCATCCGTCATCGCATGATACAGCTCCTGCATATTCTCATGCCCGCCCACCAATACGACCTTGCGGACATTTCCTCCCCTTTTCCGATAAAGCTCCAAAAAGTGGCGGAAAACCAGGCGATAGCAGACAATTACAACGATCAAAACGATATAAAACAATCCGAAATAACGGGAATGAGAAAAATGAAAATGAAAAACGAGCAACGTACAAATCGAGAAAAAGACAAAAGGAACCATGTTGCGTAAGACACGAATCATGATCTGTCCGGGACGTACCACCGGACGATGAAGAATAACCCCTGAACGCAGGTTACAAAGTAAATAGCACAGAGTGATAAGAGTCATTCCCTGAAAGATAGAACCGCAATGGATACACCAGAAACGGGTACCCCCCAATAAATTAAATCCCCATAAAAGCAGGTTCAGCAAAATAAGATCACCCAAGAGGACCAAAGATTTTAGGACTTTGTTAAAACGTTGGACTTCCTGCATAATAAAATAATAAATGTTATTAGAATAATTATTGTCCCCCATACAACGTACTCCTGTTTATCAACAAGTTACGTTACCCCTTGGATTTCTCACGCCAGATATTCATCAGAAACAGCGGATTGCCGATGACATACCTGCGCCACATCCGTCGAGGCTCCTTTATCAATCGGTACAACCACTCCAAAGAGTGCTCCTGCCACCAGCGTGGCGCACGCTGATAGGTACCAGCAAAGAAGTCGAACACCGCTCCGATGGTACCCACATGGCAATGAATATTCAGTTCACTCCAATGACTATAAGTCCATTTCTCCTGCTTCGGTGCGGTCATTCCTATCCACAACAAATCGGGATTAGCGTCATTGATAGCTGTTATTATCGCCCGGTTCTCCTCCTCCGTAAACTCCGGCTTATAAGGAGGAGAATACGTCACCACCTCTATGTTAGGATATATTGCCTTTGCCCGTCCCATAATCAGGTCGAGCACTTTCGGCAAGCTGCCCATGAACATACACCGTCCACCCCTACCATTCAACCGCCCCATCTCAAACTCGAACAAGTCCCATCCGGCTATGCGCTCCTTCGGCTGACTCTTGCACCCCAACCATCGGCAAGCCTTTACAATGCTTGCTCCATCAGGAATAAGATAATCCCCATTCTTTAAGGCTTCTGCAAATAAACCATCTTTCTGTGCCGTGTTGAATGAGTGTGCGTTTATCGTGTTTATCAATCGCTTGCCGCAAGGTATATCCGCCAAAGACTCGCGGCTTTCCACGAGCGTAAGATTTTTTAGTAATAACATGTTGTTGTGTATTTATTCATTGACAACTATCAGGCTATCAAATATATGCTTGATTCTGCTCTCGAATACGTTCAACGTAAACCGCTCCTCAAACCTTTTTCGTGCCGACAGACCGAATTGTGTCATCAGTTGTGGAGTATTTATGAGTTGTTCTATCTTCCCGACCAAAAGTTCCGGATTCTGCTTCTCGATGACAAATCCGGTCTTACCGTCTTCTATGATATCGGGTATGCCTCCTTCCGCAGTGCTGATGCAAGCTACTCCATGCTGCATGGCTTCAAGAAGCACTAATGGAAAGCACTCGTTACAATAAAACGTTGGAAAAACGAATATGTCTGCATATTGCCAAAAAGGTTCCTTGTCACTACCATACTTTTTACCTTGATAGATAACCTGTTTATTAAGTCCCCTCTTTTCCACCTCGCGGATAAAACGCGCAGCATCTATCTCTGCGGTCTCACTGCCGACAAAATCGCAAACAAAACTATATCCCCTATCTTTCAGTATTTTACAGGCATCCAACAAAACCAGCACGCCTTTACTCTCCAGAAGATTTGAAAGAAACAACAGATGAGGAATCTTGTTATTTCTTTCTATCGCAGCTTTATCCGCCAATGTCTCCGGTATTCCGTTCGGACAAATGTACACATCATCCCGACAAACATATTTCTTTATATCTTGATAAAGAGCTTCTGCCAAAAGTATGACCTTCAGCCCCTTGAAAAATTTCCTGTACAGAAAATCATCGAACAGCCTGTCCTGCCTCGTTGCTACACCCTTGTTATGGTAATGCACAACCACACGACATCCCATACGCTTCAACATTTTCACCACAATGAAATCTTTATAAAAAGCTCCGCCGCAGGCATTGGGCGTAACATAAACGAAACAAGGTCTTAACCGTTTAATCTCTCGTCGTATCCGCCTTAACAACGTTGCACATTGCTTGATTTTCCGCAATCCCACCTTACCGATGTCGGAAAGGTCGCGCGCCGTGGTAAGATTGATGTAATGACAATCGAATGATTCATTTATCACACGGCTGTCATGAATATATTTCCCCACCATCGCCGCACCATGAACGGGAAGAGGAAGATGGAGAATAAAAAGAATCGTTGGTTTCATATAGATGTTTTTATTGGGGCTTACCAATAGCAGCCACCTTCCACTTTTTCCAAATTCTTAGGTTTTTCATTTGCAGACGGTTCTACCCAATATTCATTATAGAAAGGATAATGTTTCCAGCGTTTTCCTTTAATGCCGAAATTTAATTGGAGAGTTCCTCCTATATGAATGGCCTTTTTTCCCATTCTTTTAATATATGCAGCTAAGGGAAACCCATAAGCACCACATCCCAATAGAGCTATTTCGAAATCTTTCTCTTTTATTTCATTTTTCATGTATTCCAATGCTTCAAACCAACTAGAAAATCCGTCTGTATTTCCAGCTATGGTTTGTACTGCTTTTATTGTTTCTAATGATTCGAACTCCGGTAATATCAAGTCATTGGGAAACAATTTATCTCTGTACTGCATATATTGTGTACGAATACTATCTGCAAATGGATGTACGACCAAAATCTTTTTTCCTTGCAAGGCCTTGCTCCAATAATCACTATCACAGCTGGGCCATAAATCGCTTAACGATATTTTAAAAGCATTATGCAATCGTTTTCTAAAAAAGAATTCTTCCGGTCGCCAAGAGGCCAATATATCCACCTCCTTCATATCCTGTAACATTAACTTGGCGAATTGTTTTAACGACCCCTCATCAACAGGAAAGAAGCCAGCATTATTTCTCATGCATTTATAAGTATATTTTCTTAACAAATAAGACAGGGGGGGGGGTAAAATTACATAAAGCACAGCTTTGATTTCTACAGCTCCAAAACGTGCCACCATCAAAGGAGTGTCTGATTGTATCTTTTGTTGCATATATAAATAAGATTCCTTGCCTATATGTTTAGGAAAAATAAAATCCCCTATTTTAAATATAACCTTGCGAAATATATTATTCTTCATTTTTCTTTTAATTATTGATGTGAATAGCCGTTTTCTACTATTATTTTTTATTACAACCTTCTGGTATATAGCAACGAGAGAGTTTTTATTTTCATATCTTTAAGGTTGTCTATATAAAACTGTGAGCGATTGCAAGAAGCCGCTCAACGGACGCTTCATTAGAGGTAGTGCTCTTGTCGATGCTTGACCACAGCCGCTCATTGTTACCCTGTCGCATCACTTTTCGGATTTTGGATTTCAGTTCAGAAATGTCCATTACATCGTTTATCACATCGTCATCTGTAAGTTCTTTTATCACCTCGCGAGCACCCACATTGTGCGACACCAATACACTGCACCCACACGACAACGCTTCAATAGTCCCAAGACTAAATGGCTCAAAATCAGAATTTTGTACAAAAAGTGCAGTTCTATTCAATACATTAAACAACTCTGTTTGCGGTATAACATGATGGTATCTAGTGCAAGAAATTTGACTGATTGCTTTCGAATCATCATTGTCGTTATAATATCCGTACACAGCTACTTTTATATTAACATTATCTTCTTTGTTTATTTCTTCTACAGCCTGACATACTTGTAAATTGCGTTTCGTCACACGACCACCTCCTATCAATACTATTGAAGAATCGTCCCTAGTTATAGACATATTTCTGTTTTTGGTCAGAACATTCCAATTAATGCCATTAGTCAGTACTCCCAGCTTTTGTCTATATTGAGGATATCTTTCAGAAATCTGTTCCTTGTAAAAGGAAGACACACACAGAATCTTGTCAGCCATTTCTAACATTAACCGTTCGTTATCTATTCCACGCTGATTAGAGAAGTAGTTATTCTGTTCATATTCCCACGAAAGACAACCATGCATGATATATATGATTCTCTTATGTAGCTTTTTAGCAATAGGCACTGTGATATGATCAACGCTTGAAATTCCAGAGAAAACAATCACCTTTGAGTTGACTATCTTGTAAATCATTTCCATCATCCTCAATATCTTTGATTTGAAATGAGTAAACGAAGCCTTCCCTTTCAAACATTCTACTATGTTCTTGTTTACATTCCAAGGACCGCCAGTCCCGAAATAATTACCTGCGAAAAATATGTCCATAATTATTGTTTTTCTATTTTCTTCAAAGTCAATATATACTTGTTGGCATGTAATAGCACAGCCAGCATCACAGCTAATGAAAATGTATAATTGACAGCAAATTGCAGCATCTCAAGCCCCGGATTGAGTAATATGATAATTACCTGATATAGAAAATTAGCCAACGACCACCCTATATATTGTTTATGTATGTTGTCGGATGCTTGATAGCATTTCACACTCCATACCACAAACATCATATTGATCAGCATAAAAAGAACACCTCCTATAATGCCCATACGATAGAACATATTGAGAAATGTATTATGATTTGCCACAAGGAACAATCCCTCCCACCCGCTATTGCCTTCTCCGAAATACATATTGATATTATCGGTAAATCTGGCGATATTCGAAGTGACATAGGCTGAACCAAACCCCACACCTGTAAATCCGGTCTGTCGGAGCGAATCTATTTCATTTGTCCAGACTATCAAACGCCAAATCGCATTAGGGTCGCTATTTACCACTTCCATCACTATCGAAGAAGCAAGCACCAACAATACTGCAAAAGCAGATAGCAAAGCAAATATTTTGGTTTTCGTATTTTCGGCAAAAGCCGACATAAGAGGTTGAAGACAAACAATGACTGCAATCAATATCATAGAGGCTATGAGATAAGCCGATTGAGCAATAAAAACAAAAGGTACAACTAAGAGCAATATCTTCATTCGAAATTTCATTGCCATCAATGAGATGCTACTTACCACCAGTCCTATCAGACTAAGACCTCCTCCGAGCAAGAAAGAAGCCGAAGCTATAAGAACAAGCAAGAACAATTGAAACTTCTTCATCCGGAATATATAGTCTGTTCGATACAAACAATAACCCAACCCCATTGCCATTGCCATTTCTGCAATGACCATAAAATGACGATAGATATATGCCATATCAAACCGCAAGTTCTCTACATTCCATAACTTTGGCAGATTGACATACGATAGCAATAGATAAACAAATGCCACCATGAAGAATCCCATAAGCAATCGTTTGAATATGTATCCTTCTTTGATTAACGAACTATTATGGCTGAATATCTTATATCTATGTATCCAATAAACGGAAAACAGTGCTATCTCAATTACATAAATCAACTGGGTTAGATTTTTGGGAAGGAGGAATATGCTGAGCCAAAACGCTATGTATTGGAGGATTAAAAGTTTTTCCATTTGTCATTTTTGCAAGACAAGCAAATCTTATTAAAGCATACATCATGAACTCGCTTGTTTCTAACCATAGATGCGTTATCAAAGACACTATCATGAACAAATCAAGCAATAATATATACTGATAAAGAAATGCTTGCCTCTTTTTGAATTTGATTAAATCTCTATAGTTTTTCCATAGTAGTGAGCAAAAAAACACAAAGAAAAACACTCCATGTTCCGCCCATAATGATACCATACTGGAGTATGGCTTATTGCGCGTCCCATCGGTAAAATGACTTTGAGATACCAATCCGTCATTCCACAAACTGTATATATTTTTCTTATAATAGGGGGGGGGGGGGGGGTAGATGAACCGAATATCTTTTTTAACGGGTTGAAATGATCCGGAGAAAGTAACAATGCGCTCCGACTGTTATACCCTCCGGCACCGGTTCCTACGACACAAAAAGTCATATCATGATTCACATTGTCAAAAAAATCGACAAACATTTCCATCTTGCGGGCATCGCTTCCATTTTCTGCTTTCATAATATTTTCTCGCTCATAACGGAAGCTATCCAAAGTGAGTAACCAACTTCCTATTGCCAGTACCATGACGGCTAATACAACCGTCTTGATGCGTCTCATCATCAAAAGATAAATCAGTATGCTTATAAACAGACATATCATTCCCAACCCATATTGACAGCCAAATATGGAAATAAGAAAGAATACAAATAAGAACACAGTCTTATCATCTCGCTTTTCATAAAATATTTTCAATCCTAAATAAAGCAATACATATATATTGATCATAGCAAGTCCGTGCACCGTTTCATAATGGCTTCCGTATGGAATACCCCACGCGTCTCCGATCATTCCTGATTTCACCCAACATACTCCTCCAAAGATATTGAGAGGTATTAGTATATATAGCATCCAGCGTTGCAGTAAGCTCAATTTGACAGTAAACAGAGAACGTATATTCCGTTGTGGCTTGATAAAAAACAAGTATAACATCGGTAGGAATATAATGACTGATACCATCACATTTTGCAAATTGGTAGTTCCACTTAAAACTCCCATAAAAGAGGTAATACCCCATAAGGCTATCAACCATCTCATACCGCGCTGTACCTTAAAAGGATGAATACAATAAATCCCATACAAAAACAATGGAGATACCAAGATGGCAATGCTACGAATTGGAGTGAGTAATAAAAGCAAGAACATTCCAATAAGTATTTTTGCTTGGAACATTGTCAATTGAGTTTGTTGCATATTGAAAATATAGATTTAAAATCTCCCCAATAGTATCTTTTCAAGCAATCTATTCGCATGAATAATTTTTGAGACAAAAATACTGGGAATGAGAATCATAAACATTCCGATAGAAAAAACGAGTAATTGTATCACAAAAGGAAATTCCGACATTTGCCACCCTTGCAATATAGTGGAAATAGAGCCTTTAAATCCTAAAAAGAAAAAATAGTGTATCACATAAATGTCTAAACTGATATGCCCGCAATAATTAACGAACCGATTTATTTTGCTATCAGATTTCCACTGACTTATGATCATAAATACAAAAATGGTGAGAGGTGTACGAATAAGATATGTGAGTATTGTATTACAGTCAATACCTGTTGTATAGATAATGGAGAACAATACAGTACCCGTCAATCCGAGTATACCTACTATGTTTTGATGTTGTGCGAACCATTCATACCAATTTTTGTACCTGAACGTTATTCCCAGCAAATAAAATACAAGATAATCTTTAGCGAAAAGATGTATGTAAAAAGAAATTACCACCCCACAAGAAGTATGCCAAGGCATTGCAAATAGAAATTATTTATGCGCATACTTTGTGCTATATATAAAACCACTATACTTGTAAGGCGGAAGAAAAACAACGAATATATAAACCAATATCCGTTTTTTGCTTGAACGGTAAACAGCGTACCCAAAGATTCTATATCATACAGAATGCCTTGCTGATATTTTAGCAGTGCTGTATAACTGAGCCCTAACACAAGAAACGGTATAAGCAATGTAAAATTTTTATAATTAGCAACATCTCTCCACGCCAAAGGTCGAGTAAATATTTTATATCCCACATAACCCGAAGCCATGAAAAACATACTCATATAGAACATGGGAAATAAATGTCCAAGCATCCATTCTGTCTTGTTGAAAGGCATATAAGCAATGTGTCCCAATACAACGCAAAGGATGCCTATACCCTTTATGTTGTCTATCCATTCCAATCTTTTTGTCATCATTTATATGGTGTATTTTATAATCGCGAAAACGAAACGTACAATTTTCTAAAACGAAACGTACAATTTTCACTATTTTTTCAGCCCATCAAAGCAAAGGCATTTAATCACCATTCAAGCGGTAATTAAATGCCTTTTGAACATCTGCAAAAAGCGCGGAAAATGTTGTTTTTCATCTGCATTTTGCCTGCACTTTATTTGTTCAATTCGTAGAAAATCATTATCTTTGCTTAGTGATTAAGAGATCGTTTTGCATAGGTTTGCCCCGTTAGCAAGCTTTTTATGTAACCAGCTTATCAAGCAGGCGAACAATGTTTGTCTTTATCTTGTGCCTGTCTCTTTGCCACTCTATTTGTTCCATCCCTTTGTCATATTCGGGATAAGGCTTTTCTTTCATCTTAAACTGAAAATGCTTGCACAAAGGATAAATGTAACGGTAGGTTTTCACCACGAACACATCCAGGTCACCAAGCAAGAAGGCTACATTTGAACGTACATAGCCGGATGGTGATGTCGTATTTGTGAGTATTTGGTTATGGATAAACTCGCCCGTTCGCCTATTGCGCAGAAAACGCGTGTAATGAAAGCCGTAATATTTGAAGTTGGCCGCCTTGTAAATTGTTCCGCAGCCTAAACGACCATCGGCGAAACTTTGTATAGCCACGATATTCTCATCCATTTTGCGGATCAACTTGATGCTGGCGGCAATTAGCACGGTTTCCGCATTCTTCCCGAGGCAGTCGTCAATCCACAAACGGTTTAATTCGCATATCCACGCTTTCGGACTCGGGTGATGGAATAATCTTACTTTGGGATTCTTCATGTAACCGTAAACCGCAACACCGAGGCATTTGTCCGGTTCATCGGCGCGGAAGATACCGAAGTTAAACACTCCAAAGCCGCCAAAGTTCCATTTATGGGAATAATGGTGTTCAAGCACCATTTGGCGGGCTAGTTCCTTTGTCACGGGTTTGATAAGCAGGTCGCCGAGCGATGAGGTTTGTTTCAGGACAAACAGATTTTCTTTAATCATTCAGCATATTGATAGCGTTTTAATGTTTCATGAATATTTCCCTCACGATCCTTTTGCCGGGTGGCGCACGATGAGTGGTTCCTGCGGGTTGTCGGGTGGAGCCGTGACAGCGACGAACGATCGCAAGAGATACGGTGACTGTTCCGGCGCATGGCATCGGGCCACACTCCGCACGTTGAACGAGCGGATGATACCGTTTTTTCTTTCTTCATCCCCCGTCGCCATGTGGACATGGAGCGCAAAACCGCGCAGCATGGCGGAATCATCACGGACTGTCCGCGGTGATGCGCCAATTGAGAATGTACGGATGATCGGTTTCATTGCTTACTGTTTACGGGCTATTATTTTAAATTGGCAATAGCGGTCGTTCATCACACTCTTGCACAGTTTTTCGGCGTATCCGCCATCGCTTTGAGGCTGATAGGAGCGGTTGTTCCCCGAGGAGACGGGGATGCCGTCATCATCATACTGTACCACGCCGCCGGACTTGCAGACAAAGTAGTCGCCGAAGAGTTGTGCGGGTATCCACGGCTGTGCGGGCACCCGTGTGTCGTCGAACATGATGGCGATGCGGTATTCAGGATCATCGGCGGGTGGTATGAATATGTCGGTATCGTTGGCCGCCACGAAACTCTCGCCGGGCACAACGGTCCGTCCGCGGTATCGGATGGGGCTCTCACCCGTGTTGAGATAGACACCACCGCTTTGCAGGGAGTCTGCCGCCTGCAGCGTGGAGAATATGACGGGGGTCGATCGCAGGTAGCACACGTTTTCGATGTTGGGGTCTTCGAGTGTGTGAAGTGTACCCGTATCCGTGCCGTTAAGCCCGGATACGAACGTGGTACCCTCCTCGTCGACCGCCAGCACGTTTCCCGTGACATAAACGGCGTTGCGGTATGCCACGTTTCCATCTACTACGTACCGGCCTTGCGGCAGGAGGTCTCCGGGGGCGAATGTGCGGTCGGTCACGGGGCGGTCGTTGAGTACGATGCCGTGCGAACCGAACAGGGAGGTGAACGATGCGAGTATACCGGTAACGGATGCCCGTGCGGTGTCGAGTCTGATGATTTTACTGAGCACTTCGCCCACCGTGTCGATGCTTGTCTCATCCAGACAGATGGCTCCGCCTGCAATGGTGAGTATGCCGGCCGCACTCTGCTCGTCCCATGTGCCGGCTATACCTATACTGTTATCCATGATGGGTATGGAGAGTGCGGGAGGCAAGGCACCCAGATAGGAATCGGTAATGCCCGGCAGGAATCCGGCGGGATTGGCGGCCGGGCTGTCGGCTCGAAGTGTCAGATCACCTGCTCCGGGGTTGTTAAAAAGTTCTTCCGCCGTTTGCGCTGTGAAGATGCAGCGGGTGAACACGGGCATGAGTTCCTCTCTCACACCCCGTCCGCGGCATTGCCCGAGCAGACTGTCACGTCGCGCTTCTCCCCCGGATGCTTCGGTAATGAGTTCCTCACCGTCGAGGAACCAGCGGCAATCGGCAGTGAACAGGCACTCCTCGAAACGCAACGGTTCGTCGGCGTAGAAATCGCACCGGGCAAGAATGCTTGTACGGATAATTTCGATGCCGTACGATTCCCGCCTACGGTGTCCGATGGGCACGTTATGGACAGTGAAGTGAGACACTTCTCCATTACCCGCATAGCATATTTTCCTATCTCCGCAGATCTTGGGGCTGTCTATCACCACATGGTGTATGCCTCTTTTCCCGCCGATGCACCCCATGTATAAGGGTGAGTTGCGTATGATAACGCTATGGTCGCCCACACCCCATGAGTGCTGCGCCCACCCGAAATATCCTCCCCAGGCACGTCCCACCCCGGCATATCCCCATGCGCCGTATCGTATCATGGCGGTGTAGGTGGCCGGCGCGCAATTCTCCACGATGATGTCATTCAGCGTGAAGCCATGAATGAGATAGGTGTCTTGCCCGTCGAATGTGGCCGCTCCCATGTAGTCTCCTTGTATGCGGGTATCGTGGTCTCCATCGGACATGTCCTCGCAGAATCGTCCTCGGCAGATGATTTCTTTCGCCGCGGTTCCGTGTCCCCTATACGCCTTTCCCAGTGTCTGATAGGGATTATCCGGGGTTCCTGTGCCGATGAGGTCGTTTCCCGCGTATGAGTCCACATAGACACACCGGGCGTTTCGTGTCCGCCACAAATAAGGTCTCATTCCTCACCTCCTTTCACCGTTTCCACATTGATGACATCCCCGCGTCGTCCCCATGTGGGTTGTTGCGGGTTGATATACTCGCGGCGGATGGTTACACGCCACGCCTTATTTTCAATCACCCACCTTATGGGGCGCCCGAACCGGTCGGTTTGAGGCATGACCTTTCCCGTTTCTTCGGTATTCATGGCCAGAAGAGGATAGATTTCTTCGTATATCCACCTCATGGCGGATTCGGTTTGCGAAGTGTGCGGGTCTGTCTGCCACGTCACTCCTTCTTTTATTTTGATTTCCATTCGATATTGGTTTAGAGATTATACATCAGAGGCACGCCGGTGAGGCCGGCTCATCACACATCTTATTCCGACGGCCGCCGCGGCTTCGTTGACGCGTTGGATTTCCCATGTGGCGAGTTGTCCCGGTTCAATCAGTATCGCCTGCGGGTTTTCGGGATCGACCTCCCGGCGTATCGTGTTCCCGGCGGTTATCCACAGGTGTGCCACGTTGAACAGACGCACCTCTTTCATCGTCACCGCATACGCCTCCATGTTGACATCCTGAATGGCGACTCCCGTCTGCCCGAAGTCGAGCGTGTAGCTGCGGTCGGCAAGCGAGTCGCGCAGGTTCTCGAGGGTCTTTCTCAAGCCTTCCTCGGCATCGGTGGCACGTTTTGTCTCATCGCTTATTTCTTCGTGACAAGCGGTTGCGATGGTTTTCCGTAGTTCTTCCAGCATGCCGGTCAGCGTCTCCGCATCGGTCACCCCTTGGAGAAACGCTTCCATCTCCCGCCATCGGTTGATCGTACTGTCGGCCGTGTCCTTTGCTTCCAAAAAGGTCTTAATTG containing:
- a CDS encoding O-antigen ligase family protein, which encodes MEKLLILQYIAFWLSIFLLPKNLTQLIYVIEIALFSVYWIHRYKIFSHNSSLIKEGYIFKRLLMGFFMVAFVYLLLSYVNLPKLWNVENLRFDMAYIYRHFMVIAEMAMAMGLGYCLYRTDYIFRMKKFQLFLLVLIASASFLLGGGLSLIGLVVSSISLMAMKFRMKILLLVVPFVFIAQSAYLIASMILIAVIVCLQPLMSAFAENTKTKIFALLSAFAVLLVLASSIVMEVVNSDPNAIWRLIVWTNEIDSLRQTGFTGVGFGSAYVTSNIARFTDNINMYFGEGNSGWEGLFLVANHNTFLNMFYRMGIIGGVLFMLINMMFVVWSVKCYQASDNIHKQYIGWSLANFLYQVIIILLNPGLEMLQFAVNYTFSLAVMLAVLLHANKYILTLKKIEKQ
- a CDS encoding acyltransferase family protein; the encoded protein is MMTKRLEWIDNIKGIGILCVVLGHIAYMPFNKTEWMLGHLFPMFYMSMFFMASGYVGYKIFTRPLAWRDVANYKNFTLLIPFLVLGLSYTALLKYQQGILYDIESLGTLFTVQAKNGYWFIYSLFFFRLTSIVVLYIAQSMRINNFYLQCLGILLVGW